The following proteins are encoded in a genomic region of Apium graveolens cultivar Ventura unplaced genomic scaffold, ASM990537v1 ctg6331, whole genome shotgun sequence:
- the LOC141703204 gene encoding uncharacterized protein LOC141703204 yields the protein MEIPWMIKKVVHKILRSLPAKFEHVVAAIEISKDLSKLTVDELMCALEANEERIRRFSNQPLEQGFQAKINIRNKNDAAHQENETRRNYNRNKNYRKEESKEPQKEWYIDSACSNHMTGKKELFSKLDKRYKSKVKIGDGKMLKIEGKGIITFYSKEDKSSNITDVHYVPELTQNLLSIGQLMQRGFSIIFDEDHCVTFDKKKKFSVARVRIIPNKTFHLIMPLEGGVALKVVKNDDTFSWHLRYGHLNFNGLKLLKEKNMVIGLPSISKNSEVCEGCLYGKMHRLPFPETACRARAPVELVHSDICESMTPSINGSKYILLFVDGYTRMMWVYFLKQIYEAFNSVIQFKVLDAAKEGTSRKAMDDEITTIEKNHTWRLVDPPENKDVIGLKWVYKTKYNKDGTVQKHKARLVSKGNQRYINSKYLDASPILIFLHNIERNLMRKNVPTISPETFEDVVTPEEGSRFTIEDTTYTEVLRHRSIQDIYDSYNMVFFTCEPKKFKDAAKEGTSRKAMDDEITTIEKSHTWRLVDPPENKDVIGLKWVYKTKYNKDGTVQKHKAKLVSKGYFSATRN from the exons ATGGAGATACCTTGGATGATAAAAAAAGTTGTCCATAAAATTTTAAGAAGCCTGCCAGCAAAATTTGAGCATGTGGTTGCAGCAATTGAAATTTCTAAGGACTTGTCTAAATTAACGGTGGATGAACTCATGTGTGCTCTTGAAGCTAACGAGGAAAGAATTCGTAGATTCTCAAATCAGCCCCTGGAACAAGGTTTTCAAGCAAAAATCAATATAAGAAACAAAAATGATGCTGCACATCAGGAGAACGAGACACGAAGAAACTACAACAGGAACAAAAATTATAGAAAAG AGGAGAGTAAAGAGCCACAAAAGGAGTGGTATATTGATAGCGCTTGTAGCAATCACATGACGGGCAAAAAGGAGCTTTTCTCAAAACTTGATAAAAGATATAAATCTAAAGTAAAGATCGGAGATGGGAAAATGTTGAAAATTGAAGGCAAAGGGATCATTACCTTTTATTCTAAAGAAGATAAGTCTTCAAACATTACTGATGTTCATTATGTTCCTGAATTAACTCAAAATCTATTGAGTATTGGACAATTGATGCAAAGAggtttttccataatttttgatGAAGATCATTGTGTTACTTTCGATAAGAAAAAGAAATTCTCAGTGGCAAGAGTTAGAATTATTCCAAACAAAACTTTTCATTTAATAATGCCACTGGAAGGTGGCGTTGCTTTAAAAGTTGTGAAGAACGATGATACTTTTTCTTGGCATCTAAGGTATGGGCATCTTAACTTTAATGGACTGAAATTATTAAAAGAGAAAAATATGGTCATAGGTCTGCCTTCCATCTCAAAAAACAGTGAAGTTTGTGAAGGTTGTTTATATGGGAAAATGCACAGATTGCCTTTTCCCGAAACTGCTTGTAGAGCAAGGGCTCCGGTGGAACTAGTTCACTCAGATATATGCGAATCAATGACTCCATCCATCAATGGCAGCAAATACATTCTCCTATTCGTGGATGGCTACACAAGAATGATGTGGGTATATTTCTTGAAGCAAATATATGAGGCATTTAACTCTGTTATCCAGTTCAAGGTGCTG GATGCTGCAAAAGAAGGAACATCGAGAAAAGCAATGGATGATGAGATTACAACAATAGAGAAGAATCATACATGGAGACTTGTTGATCCTCCTGAAAATAAAGATGTCATAGGACTGAAGTGGGTCTATAAGACAAAATATAATAAAGATGGAACAGTCCAAAAGCACAAAGCAAGATTAGTATCTAAGGG AAACCAGAGGTACATCAACTCAAAGTATTTGGATGCATCGCCTATTCTCATATTCCTGCACAACATAGAGAGAAATTTGATGAGAAAG AATGTGCCAACAATTTCTCCAGAAACTTTCGAAGATGTTGTCACACCAGAAGAAGGATCAAGATTCACAATTGAAGATACCACATATACAGAAGTACTCAGACATCGTTCAATTCAAGATATTTATGATTCTTATAATATGGTATTCTTTACATGTGAACCAAAAAAATTTAAGGATGCTGCAAAAGAAGGAACATCGAGAAAAGCAATGGATGATGAGATTACAACAATAGAGAAGAGTCATACATGGAGACTTGTTGATCCTCCTGAAAATAAAGATGTCATAGGACTGAAGTGGGTCTATAAGACAAAATATAATAAAGATGGAACAGTCCAAAAGCACAAAGCAAAATTAGTATCTAAGGGGTACTTCTCAGCAACCAGAAATTGA
- the LOC141703205 gene encoding uncharacterized protein LOC141703205 encodes MEIPWMIKKVVHKILRSLPAKFEHVVAAIEISKDLSKLTVDELMRALEANEERIRRFSNQPLEQAFQAKINIRNKNNATHQENETRRNYNRNKNYRKEESKEPQKEWYIDSSCSNHMTGKKELFSKLDKRYKSKVKIGDGKMLKIEGKGIITFYSKEGKSSNITDVHYVPVLTQNLLSIGQLMQRGFSIIFDEDHCVTFDKKKKFTVA; translated from the exons ATGGAGATACCTTGGATGATAAAAAAAGTTGTCCATAAAATTTTAAGAAGCCTTCCAGCAAAATTTGAGCATGTGGTTGCAGCAATTGAAATTTCTAAGGACTTGTCTAAATTAACGGTGGATGAACTCATGCGTGCTCTTGAAGCTAACGAGGAAAGAATTCGTAGATTCTCAAATCAGCCCCTAGAACAAGCTTTTCAAGCAAAAATCAATATAAGAAACAAAAATAATGCTACACATCAGGAGAACGAGACACGAAGAAACTACAACAGGAACAAAAATTATAGAAAAG AGGAGAGTAAAGAGCCACAAAAGGAGTGGTATATTGATAGCTCTTGTAGCAATCACATGACGGGCAAAAAGGAGCTTTTCTCAAAACTTGATAAAAGATATAAATCTAAAGTAAAGATCGGAGATGGGAAAATGTTGAAAATTGAAGGCAAAGGGATCATTACCTTTTATTCTAAAGAAGGTAAGTCTTCAAACATTACTGATGTTCATTATGTTCCTGTATTAACTCAAAATCTATTGAGTATTGGACAATTGATGCAAAGAggtttttccataatttttgatGAAGATCATTGTGTTACTTTtgataagaaaaagaaattcaCAGTGGCATGA